From a single Anabas testudineus chromosome 5, fAnaTes1.2, whole genome shotgun sequence genomic region:
- the kif17 gene encoding kinesin-like protein KIF17 isoform X2: protein MGSESVKVVVRCRPLNDREKALGSKMALSMDLHRCQCFIEKPGAADEPPKQFTFDGTYFIDQTTEQMYNEIAYPLVEGVTEGYNGTIFAYGQTGSGKSFTMQGLSDPASQRGVIPRAFEHIFESIQCAENTKFLVRASYLEIYNEEIRDLLGNNTKQRLELKEHPERGVYVQYLSMHTVHSVGECERIILQGWKNRAVAYTLMNKDSSRSHSIFSIHLEICSTDEAGQDHLRAGKLNLVDLAGSERQSKTGATGERLREATKINLSLSALGNVISALVDGRSKYIPYRDSKLTRLLQDSLGGNTRTLMIACLSPADNNYEESLSTLRYANRAKSIQNRPRVNEDPKDALLREYQEEIKKLRALLSGQPGSSNLSTLASQLSEQCSDLSSRPQSSTTEADKEKIKEEYEEKLAKLQADYNAQQESKAKLQEDIAALRSSYESKLSPLEKTQASRGSSVQKNVSTSCITQIAEEELCLCADPEHQSTTAEMSLTTPDELSAEDGVQKSPRRDGPLDSPCINTEGTLDQKHALERLQQLEQEVVGGEQARNKELQQKHRQRKNLAHLRKVQLVQALSQNNEESENVLLNVYNCIQDEVYAKSQMLLKMQSKLKAAKLEIRDLQAEFEAERNDYLATIRRLEREGQLLHGLLERMVPLVRRDCNYSNLDRLKKEAVWDEENGIWRLPDVTVQKTTLPSAVPPNNSPHRGSAADSGEPLMVEEDRYKEMLDRSDSENIVNNYFKPKRASQLLGSDATKGHKTIHSPPLVNGATHLNVSGAIMNPPVSSDAMLPRPFRLESLGVHVSNGKVKRKKSKPHIYNEEI from the exons ATGGGGTCAGAGTCGGTGAAGGTGGTGGTCAGGTGCAGGCCCCTGAATGACAGGGAGAAGGCTCTGGGCTCGAAGATGGCGCTGTCCATGGACCTGCACCGGTGCCAGTGCTTCATAGAGAAGCCCGGAGCAGCAGATGAGCCACCCAAACAATTCACCTTTGATGGGACCTATTTCATTGATCAAACCACTGAGCAGATGTACAATGAGATTGCCTATCCTTTGGTCGAG GGTGTCACTGAGGGTTACAATGGCACGATTTTTGCCTATGGACAAACTGGAAGTGGTAAGTCTTTCACAATGCAGGGGTTGTCAGACCCTGCATCGCAGAGGGGAGTCATCCCACGGGCCTTTGAGCACATCTTTGAGAGTATTCAG TgtgcagaaaatacaaaattcCTGGTGAGGGCCTCCTACTTGGAGATATACAATGAAGAAATCAGAGACCTTTTGGGAAACAACACCAAACAGAGATTGGAA TTGAAAGAGCACCCAGAGCGCGGGGTCTATGTGCAGTACCTTTCCATGCACACTGTGCACAGTGTGGGTGAGTGTGAGAGAATTATACTGCAGGGCTGGAAAAACCGGGCAGTGGCCTACACGCTAATGAACAAAGACTCCTCCCGCTCCCACTCAATCTTCTCCATCCACCTGGAGATCTGCAGCACTG ATGAAGCTGGCCAAGACCATCTACGAGCAGGTAAACTCAACCTTGTTGACCTGGCAGGAAGCGAGCGTCAGTCGAAAACTGGTGCGACTGGTGAGCGGCTACGTGAGGCCACCAAGATCAACCTCTCTCTGTCGGCACTGGGAAACGTCATCTCTGCCCTGGTTGATGGACGCTCCAAATACATACCCTATCGAGACTCCAAGCTGACGAGGCTACTGCAGGACTCTCTGGGAGGAAATACACGCACCTTGATGATCGCCTGTCTCTCCCCTGCAGATAACAACTATGAGGAAAGCTTGAGCACTCTGCGCTATGCAAACCGGGCTAAAAGCATCCAGAATAGACCCCGTGTCAATGAGGACCCCAAGGACGCTCTGCTCCGAGAGTATCAAGAAGAGATCAAGAAGTTGCGGGCACTCCTGTCAGGCCAGCCGGGCTCTTCTAACCTTTCAA CTCTGGCCAGTCAGTTGTCTGAGCAGTGCTCTGATCTTTCTTCAAGGCCACAGTCCAGCACTACAGAAGCCGACAAGGAGAAGATTAAAGAG GAGTACGAAGAAAAGCTGGCCAAGTTGCAGGCTGACTACAATGCGCAGCAGGAATCCAAAGCAAAGCTACAAGAGGATATTGCTGCCCTGCGTTCCTCATATGAATCCAAGCTATCTCCCTTGGAGAAGACTCAGGCCAGCAGAGGGAGCTCTGTCCAAAAGAATG TGAGCACCAGCTGTATAACACAGATTGCAGAAGAagagctctgtctctgtgcgGATCCAGAGCACCAGAGTACAACTGCAGAAATGTCTTTGACCACG CCTGATGAGCTTAGTGCAGAAGATGGTGTCCAGAAAAGTCCACGCAGGGATGGGCCCTTAGACTCACCTTGTATAAACACAGAAGGGACTTTGGACCAGAAACATGCCCTGGAAAG gctgcagcagctggagcaggaggTGGTAGGAGGAGAGCAGGCCAGAAACAAAGAattgcagcagaaacacaggcaGAGGAAGAACCTTGCACACCTAAGGAAAGTTCAGCTTGTACAGGCTCTGTCACAGAACAATGAAGAGAGTGAAAATGTGCTGTTGAATGTCTACAATTGCATCCAGGATGAAGTCTATGCTAAAAGCCAAATGCTGTTAAAGATGCAGAGCAAG CTGAAAGCAGCCAAACTGGAGATTCGTGACCTGCAGGCAGAATTTGAGGCGGAGAGGAACGACTACTTGGCGACTATTCGGCGCCTGGAGAGGGAGGGCCAACTGCTGCATGGCCTGCTGGAGCGCATGGTGCCTCTGGTGCGACGTGACTGCAACTACAGCAACCTGGACCGTCTAAAGAAAGAAGCAGTATGGGATGAGGAAAACGGCATTTGGAGACTACCAGATGTGACAGTGCAGAAAACAACGCTGCCTTCAG CAGTTCCTCCAAATAATTCTCCTCACAGAGGCTCAGCTGCAGACAGTGGAGAGCCGCTCATG GTGGAAGAGGACCGATATAAGGAAATGCTGGACCGCAGTGACAGTGAGAACATCGTTAACAACTACTTCAAACCAAAGAGAGCCAGCCAGCTGCTCGGGAGTGATGCTACAAAGGGACACAAAA CTATCCACTCTCCTCCACTGGTTAATGGGGCGACCCACCTGAATGTGAGCGGTGCCATCATGAACCCACCTGTCAGCTCGGACGCCATGCTGCCTCGTCCCTTCCGCCTGGAGTCATTGGGTGTCCATGTATCCAATGGTAAGGTGAAGCGCAAAAAAAGCAAACCTCACATCTATAATGAGGAGATATGA